Proteins from a genomic interval of Microbacterium phyllosphaerae:
- a CDS encoding dihydrofolate reductase family protein, giving the protein MRELTYYIGVTLDGFIAGPADEVDFYPVTPAFAETLGTELADIQPAHVRAGRGGVDEPLTRFDTVVMGRRTFEPALQAGITDPYSQLRTVVFSRSLDDPGEPNVELVRTDPVERVRELKNEEGLGIYLAGGAVLAGVLLDEIDRLIVKKYPVIVGAGIPMARNEFSPTHFALDQVRSFDNGCVVLEYSRLR; this is encoded by the coding sequence ATGCGAGAACTCACCTACTACATCGGAGTCACCCTCGACGGGTTCATCGCGGGACCCGCCGACGAGGTCGACTTCTATCCCGTGACGCCCGCTTTCGCCGAGACTCTCGGCACCGAGCTCGCCGACATCCAACCCGCGCATGTGCGCGCGGGGCGCGGCGGAGTCGACGAACCGCTCACCCGCTTCGACACCGTCGTGATGGGGCGTCGAACCTTCGAGCCCGCGCTGCAGGCCGGTATCACCGATCCGTACTCGCAGTTGCGGACCGTGGTGTTCAGTCGTTCGCTCGACGATCCGGGCGAGCCGAACGTCGAGCTCGTGCGCACGGATCCCGTCGAGCGGGTGCGCGAGCTCAAGAACGAGGAGGGGCTCGGCATCTATCTCGCCGGCGGAGCGGTGCTCGCCGGCGTGCTGCTCGACGAGATCGACCGTCTGATCGTCAAGAAGTATCCGGTGATCGTCGGCGCCGGCATCCCGATGGCGCGGAATGAGTTCTCGCCAACGCACTTCGCGCTCGACCAGGTTCGCTCGTTCGACAACGGCTGCGTCGTGCTCGAGTACTCGCGGCTGCGTTGA
- the rdgB gene encoding RdgB/HAM1 family non-canonical purine NTP pyrophosphatase has protein sequence MKVVLATHNPHKVAEFQQIVAATRPDLEVIGYDGPEPIEDGVTFAENALIKARAASAHTGLAALADDSGICVDVLGGSPGVFSAYWAGQKKDAAANLELLLDQLRDIAEPHRTAHFNSTIALVTPEGAEHVVVGNWPGRLASEASGGGGFGYDPIFVPDGQPEGAERTVGDFTADEKQAQSHRARAFAELVPLLAEL, from the coding sequence ATGAAGGTCGTCCTGGCCACGCACAACCCGCACAAGGTCGCGGAGTTCCAGCAGATCGTCGCGGCGACGCGCCCGGATCTCGAGGTCATCGGCTACGACGGTCCAGAGCCGATCGAAGACGGGGTGACCTTCGCGGAGAACGCGCTCATCAAGGCGCGTGCTGCATCGGCGCACACGGGACTCGCGGCCCTCGCCGACGACTCCGGAATCTGCGTCGATGTGCTCGGCGGGTCGCCCGGGGTCTTCTCGGCCTACTGGGCGGGGCAGAAGAAGGATGCTGCGGCCAACCTCGAGCTGCTCCTCGATCAGCTGCGCGACATCGCCGAGCCTCATCGCACCGCCCACTTCAACTCGACCATCGCGCTGGTGACCCCGGAGGGAGCCGAGCACGTGGTCGTCGGCAACTGGCCGGGGCGGCTCGCGAGTGAGGCGTCCGGCGGAGGCGGGTTCGGCTACGACCCGATCTTCGTGCCGGACGGTCAGCCTGAGGGCGCCGAGCGCACCGTGGGGGATTTCACCGCCGACGAGAAGCAGGCGCAGTCGCACCGGGCCCGCGCCTTCGCGGAACTGGTGCCGCTGCTCGCCGAACTCTGA
- the rph gene encoding ribonuclease PH → MTSIVRADGRSTDQLREITIERGWSSHAEGSALISFGGTKVLCTASFTNGVPRWLTGKGKGWVTAEYSMLPRATNSRNDRESVKGRIGGRTHEISRLIGRALRAVVDTKALGENTIVIDCDVLQADGGTRTAAITGAYVALADAIEWGREKKFIGKNSTPLLDSVAAVSVGIIDGEPMLDLAYVEDVRAETDMNIVVTGRGLFVEVQGTAEGAPFDKRELDALLELGVAGCADLKDQQLKALAS, encoded by the coding sequence ATGACCAGCATCGTCCGCGCCGACGGCCGCTCCACCGACCAGCTCCGTGAGATCACGATCGAGCGCGGCTGGAGCAGCCACGCCGAAGGGTCGGCGCTGATCAGCTTCGGCGGCACCAAGGTGCTGTGCACCGCATCCTTCACGAACGGCGTGCCCCGCTGGCTCACCGGCAAGGGCAAGGGGTGGGTGACGGCCGAGTACTCGATGCTTCCCCGGGCGACGAACAGCCGCAACGACCGTGAGAGCGTGAAGGGCCGCATCGGCGGACGCACGCACGAGATCTCGCGCCTGATCGGCCGCGCGCTGCGTGCCGTCGTCGACACCAAGGCCCTCGGTGAGAACACGATCGTGATCGACTGCGACGTGCTGCAGGCCGACGGCGGAACGCGCACCGCCGCGATCACCGGTGCCTATGTCGCACTGGCCGACGCGATCGAGTGGGGTCGCGAGAAGAAGTTCATCGGCAAGAACTCGACGCCGCTGCTCGACTCCGTCGCCGCCGTCTCCGTGGGCATCATCGACGGCGAACCCATGCTGGATCTCGCATATGTCGAGGACGTTCGCGCGGAGACCGACATGAACATCGTCGTCACCGGCCGTGGCCTCTTCGTCGAGGTGCAGGGAACAGCCGAGGGTGCGCCGTTCGACAAGCGCGAACTCGACGCGCTGCTCGAGCTTGGCGTCGCGGGCTGCGCCGACCTGAAGGACCAGCAGCTGAAGGCACTCGCGAGCTGA
- the murI gene encoding glutamate racemase produces the protein MNDAPIGIFDSGVGGLTVARAIRAQLPRESFVYIGDTAHSPYGPKPIADVRRYSLEVLDTLVDQGVKMLVIACNTASAAMLRDARERYDVPVVEVIGPAVRRAVSTTRNGRVGVIGTVGTIGSRAYQDMLEVNERLEVFTAACPRFVEFVEGGITGTPEVLATAEEYLAPLRDAEVDTLVLGCTHYPFLRGAISYVMGEGVTLVSSDDETAGDVYRQLVRGDLLAPPDATASYVYEATGDSTTEFTALANRLMGREVRDVQLVQTGVITLPESAAGL, from the coding sequence ATGAACGACGCCCCGATCGGAATCTTCGACTCCGGTGTCGGCGGACTCACGGTGGCCAGAGCCATCCGAGCCCAGCTGCCCCGGGAATCGTTCGTCTACATCGGCGATACGGCCCATTCGCCGTATGGGCCGAAACCCATCGCCGATGTGCGGCGCTACAGCCTCGAGGTGCTCGACACGCTGGTGGATCAGGGCGTGAAGATGCTCGTGATCGCCTGCAACACGGCATCCGCAGCGATGCTGCGCGACGCACGGGAGCGCTACGACGTCCCTGTCGTCGAAGTGATCGGACCCGCCGTGAGGCGCGCGGTCTCGACCACCCGCAACGGCCGCGTGGGCGTGATCGGCACGGTCGGCACGATCGGCTCGCGCGCGTATCAGGACATGCTCGAGGTGAACGAGCGTCTCGAGGTCTTCACCGCGGCGTGCCCCCGCTTCGTCGAGTTCGTCGAGGGCGGCATCACGGGGACGCCCGAGGTGCTCGCGACCGCCGAGGAGTACCTCGCGCCCCTGCGAGACGCAGAGGTCGACACCCTGGTGCTCGGATGCACGCACTACCCGTTCCTGCGCGGCGCGATCAGCTACGTGATGGGGGAGGGCGTGACCCTCGTATCGAGCGACGACGAGACCGCGGGAGACGTGTATCGCCAGCTCGTCCGCGGCGACCTGCTCGCACCGCCCGACGCCACCGCATCGTATGTCTATGAGGCGACCGGCGACTCGACCACCGAATTCACCGCCCTCGCCAACCGTCTGATGGGCCGTGAGGTGCGCGACGTGCAGCTCGTGCAGACCGGCGTCATCACTCTTCCGGAGTCAGCCGCAGGGCTCTGA
- a CDS encoding nicotinate phosphoribosyltransferase codes for MTTSTALLTDRYELTMLAAALRDGTASRPSVFELFSRRLSGGRRFGVVAGTGRLLTLLREFRFEDDELRFLRDNDVVDADSLTYLENYRFTGSIRGYREGELYFPGSPILTVEGSFADAVVLETLALSVLNHDSAVATAASRMSIAAGERPLAEMGSRRAAEQSAVAAARAAYIAGFRATSNLEAGRRWGIPTMGTAAHSWTLLHETEEEAFRSQIDSLGTDTTLLVDTYDIRAGVETAIRVAGTGLGGVRIDSGDLPIVAAEVRAQLDDLGATDTRITVTSDLDEYAIAALAASPVDAYGVGTSVVTGSGYPTASMVYKLVARQDPTGAWIGVAKASTDKASHGGRKAAFRTLVDGVATTETVVVSDGFEHLDTPAEHPDGRALQTTFVEAGEIDTAYEGPEGTASARAHHLRVREELPVRALALSKSDPAIPTVFIDAD; via the coding sequence ATGACGACGTCCACGGCGCTTCTGACCGACCGTTACGAACTCACCATGCTCGCCGCCGCGTTGCGTGACGGGACCGCGTCCCGCCCGAGCGTGTTCGAGCTCTTCTCCCGTCGGCTCTCCGGAGGACGCCGCTTCGGCGTGGTGGCCGGCACCGGACGCCTGCTCACGCTGCTCCGCGAATTCCGCTTCGAAGACGACGAGCTGCGCTTCCTGCGCGACAACGATGTCGTCGATGCCGATTCACTCACGTACCTCGAGAACTACCGATTCACGGGCTCCATCCGCGGCTACCGCGAGGGAGAGCTGTACTTCCCCGGTTCCCCCATCCTGACCGTCGAGGGCTCGTTCGCCGACGCCGTCGTGCTCGAGACGCTCGCACTCAGCGTCCTCAACCACGATTCGGCGGTCGCCACGGCGGCATCCCGCATGAGCATCGCGGCCGGCGAGCGACCGCTCGCCGAGATGGGATCCCGTCGCGCCGCCGAGCAGTCCGCCGTCGCCGCAGCCCGCGCCGCCTACATCGCCGGCTTCCGTGCGACCAGCAACCTCGAAGCGGGCCGCCGATGGGGCATCCCGACCATGGGCACGGCCGCGCACTCGTGGACGCTTCTGCACGAGACCGAGGAGGAGGCCTTCCGCTCGCAGATCGACAGCCTCGGGACGGACACGACCCTGCTCGTCGACACCTACGACATCCGCGCGGGAGTCGAGACGGCCATCCGCGTCGCCGGCACCGGCCTCGGCGGCGTGCGCATCGACTCCGGCGACCTGCCGATCGTCGCTGCCGAGGTGCGTGCTCAGCTCGACGATCTCGGCGCGACGGACACGCGGATCACGGTCACGAGCGACCTCGACGAGTACGCGATCGCCGCGCTGGCGGCGTCGCCCGTCGACGCATACGGCGTCGGCACCTCGGTCGTCACGGGATCCGGTTATCCCACGGCGAGCATGGTCTACAAGCTCGTCGCCCGTCAGGATCCGACCGGGGCGTGGATCGGCGTGGCGAAGGCATCGACCGACAAGGCATCTCACGGCGGACGCAAGGCGGCCTTCCGCACCCTCGTCGACGGTGTGGCGACCACCGAGACCGTGGTCGTCTCCGACGGGTTCGAACACCTCGACACCCCGGCGGAGCATCCGGACGGACGCGCCCTGCAGACGACCTTCGTCGAGGCCGGAGAGATCGACACCGCCTACGAAGGACCGGAAGGCACGGCGTCGGCGCGAGCGCATCACCTGCGCGTGCGAGAGGAGCTTCCGGTCCGAGCACTCGCCCTGAGCAAGTCGGACCCGGCGATCCCGACGGTGTTCATCGACGCGGACTGA
- a CDS encoding DUF3039 domain-containing protein, with the protein MSTPLDSPDQGGVATLDRELEELLREENLEPGDHERFSHYVKKDKILESAITGKPVRALCGKKWTPGRDPEKFPICPTCKEIYESMIS; encoded by the coding sequence ATGAGTACTCCGCTGGACAGCCCCGATCAGGGCGGCGTGGCAACGCTTGATCGCGAACTGGAAGAGCTCCTCCGGGAGGAGAACCTCGAACCGGGTGACCACGAGCGCTTCTCGCACTACGTCAAGAAAGACAAGATCCTCGAGTCCGCGATCACCGGCAAGCCGGTGCGTGCGCTGTGCGGCAAGAAGTGGACTCCGGGTCGCGATCCGGAGAAGTTCCCGATCTGCCCCACCTGCAAGGAGATCTACGAGTCGATGATCAGCTGA
- a CDS encoding ABC transporter ATP-binding protein — protein sequence MTASPDDRTDQVADAAPPTVKKTPARKTPVKKAASTRAPAKSAADKAAATIEVVAEPALKIDRAPSGSGPRSTATKKTTSATARTAAAKNSARPATTRTTGAKTAAARSTAAKTTAAKTTAARPAAAKTTGAKTTAAKTTAAKTTAAKTVAAKAAAEKSAAAKSTARTSAAKTASAKTAAAKSAAAKTAAAKAAAAKAAAAEAEAAKAAEAEAETAQAEATVAAAAPGAPSVEEATSPATADASEETVARPAVESEEASSSAEPQIVEVAAESTSVPLDEDSAVDDATAEVVKTDDTSADDAPATASPADDADGAVSDADATEEAVSGVDAASAAEAIRIRGLVKSFGDHTAVNGIDLTVPAGSFYGIVGPNGAGKTTTLSIVAGLLRADEGDVVICGIDQKAKPLAAKRMMGVLPDRLRTFDRLTGRQLLYYYGLLRGLASDVIEKRVGDLARAFDLGEALNRVVSDYSAGMTKKIMLAGAMIHSPRVLVLDEPFEAVDPVSSAVILDILRAYVAHGGTVILSSHGMDLVERVCSRVAIIVGGDVLAEGTIDEVRAGQTLEARFVELSGGIGEVEGLEWLHTFSD from the coding sequence GTGACTGCTTCCCCCGACGACCGCACCGATCAGGTGGCTGATGCCGCGCCCCCGACCGTGAAGAAGACGCCGGCTCGGAAGACGCCCGTCAAGAAGGCGGCGAGCACGCGCGCGCCGGCGAAGTCGGCGGCCGACAAAGCCGCCGCGACGATCGAGGTGGTGGCTGAGCCTGCACTGAAGATCGATCGCGCACCCTCCGGTTCTGGCCCGCGGTCCACCGCGACGAAGAAGACCACCTCTGCCACCGCGCGCACGGCAGCCGCCAAGAACTCGGCCCGCCCGGCGACGACGCGCACCACCGGAGCGAAGACGGCCGCCGCACGCTCCACGGCTGCGAAGACGACGGCCGCCAAGACCACGGCGGCGAGGCCTGCCGCTGCGAAGACGACCGGCGCCAAGACCACCGCTGCGAAGACCACCGCCGCGAAGACCACCGCCGCGAAGACGGTGGCGGCGAAGGCCGCCGCAGAGAAGAGCGCGGCAGCGAAGTCCACCGCCCGCACCTCTGCAGCGAAGACGGCTTCTGCCAAGACGGCGGCCGCGAAGAGTGCCGCGGCGAAGACTGCCGCAGCCAAGGCGGCCGCGGCCAAGGCCGCTGCGGCCGAGGCGGAAGCAGCGAAGGCCGCGGAGGCGGAAGCCGAGACCGCCCAGGCGGAAGCCACGGTCGCCGCTGCGGCACCCGGGGCTCCCTCCGTCGAGGAGGCGACGTCGCCGGCGACAGCGGATGCTTCGGAGGAGACGGTCGCCCGGCCCGCTGTCGAGAGCGAGGAGGCTTCGTCCTCGGCGGAACCCCAGATCGTCGAGGTCGCCGCTGAGTCGACGAGCGTTCCGCTCGATGAGGACTCTGCGGTCGACGACGCCACGGCAGAGGTGGTGAAGACCGACGACACCAGCGCGGATGACGCGCCGGCCACGGCGAGCCCGGCAGACGACGCAGACGGCGCCGTCTCGGACGCCGATGCGACGGAAGAGGCGGTCAGCGGTGTCGACGCGGCATCCGCGGCCGAGGCGATCCGCATCCGTGGTCTTGTGAAGAGCTTCGGTGACCACACCGCGGTCAACGGCATCGACCTCACTGTGCCCGCGGGCTCGTTTTACGGAATCGTCGGCCCCAACGGGGCGGGCAAGACGACGACCCTGTCGATCGTCGCCGGGCTCCTGCGCGCCGACGAGGGCGACGTCGTGATCTGCGGCATCGACCAGAAGGCGAAGCCGCTCGCGGCGAAGCGGATGATGGGAGTGCTGCCCGACCGGCTCCGCACCTTCGACCGTCTCACCGGTCGCCAGCTCCTCTACTACTACGGATTGCTCCGAGGCCTCGCCTCGGATGTCATCGAGAAGCGCGTGGGCGACCTCGCGCGGGCCTTCGATCTCGGAGAGGCGCTCAACCGCGTCGTCTCCGACTACTCGGCCGGCATGACCAAGAAGATCATGCTCGCGGGTGCGATGATCCACTCGCCGCGGGTCCTGGTGCTCGACGAGCCCTTCGAAGCGGTCGACCCTGTTTCTTCGGCCGTGATCCTCGACATCCTGCGTGCATACGTCGCGCACGGTGGAACGGTCATCCTCTCCAGCCACGGCATGGATCTCGTCGAGCGCGTCTGCTCGCGCGTCGCGATCATCGTCGGCGGAGACGTGCTGGCCGAGGGCACGATCGACGAGGTGCGTGCAGGGCAGACGCTCGAGGCACGATTCGTCGAGCTGTCCGGCGGTATCGGCGAGGTGGAGGGGCTCGAGTGGCTGCACACGTTCTCCGACTGA
- a CDS encoding phosphocholine cytidylyltransferase family protein: MTLQTVILAAGMGSRLGRALPKPLTELSDGRTIMRQQHDNIRAAFGSDARITAVVGYRAETIIDAFPNVNYVHNERYDETNTSKSLLRALGATGKSGVLWMNGDVVFDPMILGRAAAYIERDQSFVTVNTSKVSDEEVKYTVTAEGFINELSKTVKGGLGEAVGINYISAANKKAFMRQLQRVEDQDYFERGLELAIAEDGLLLEPMDVSDLYAVEVDFAEDLERANLFV, from the coding sequence GTGACTCTTCAGACCGTCATCCTCGCCGCAGGCATGGGCTCACGCCTCGGCCGCGCGCTGCCGAAGCCGCTCACCGAGCTGAGCGACGGCCGCACGATCATGCGTCAGCAGCACGACAACATCCGCGCGGCCTTCGGGTCGGACGCCCGCATCACCGCCGTCGTCGGCTACCGCGCCGAGACGATCATCGACGCCTTCCCGAACGTCAACTACGTGCACAACGAGCGCTACGACGAGACCAACACGTCGAAGAGCCTGCTGCGTGCACTCGGCGCCACCGGCAAGTCCGGCGTGCTGTGGATGAACGGCGACGTCGTCTTCGACCCGATGATCCTGGGCCGCGCCGCCGCCTACATCGAGCGCGACCAGTCGTTCGTCACCGTGAACACATCCAAGGTGAGCGACGAAGAGGTGAAGTACACGGTCACGGCCGAGGGCTTCATCAACGAGCTCTCCAAGACCGTCAAGGGCGGTCTCGGCGAGGCGGTCGGCATCAACTACATCTCCGCCGCGAACAAGAAGGCGTTCATGCGCCAGCTGCAGCGCGTCGAGGACCAGGACTACTTCGAGCGTGGCCTCGAGCTCGCGATCGCCGAAGACGGCCTTCTGCTCGAGCCGATGGACGTGTCGGACCTCTACGCGGTCGAGGTCGACTTCGCCGAAGACCTCGAGCGGGCGAACCTGTTCGTCTGA
- a CDS encoding acyl-CoA carboxylase subunit beta: MTDKPELSTTAGRIADLRARYNEAVVDAEKIAHDKQHAKGKMTARERIELLVDPGSFVEFDEYVRHRSTAFGMDRNRPYGDSVVTGVGTIHGRTVAVYSQDFTTFGGSLGEVSGDKIIKIMEFALSGGMPIIGILDSGGARIQEGVLALSKYGEIFRLNTRSSGVIPQISIIMGPAAGGAVYGPALTDFVIMVDKTSQMFVTGPDVIKTVTGEDVGMEELGGALTHNTRSGVAHYLAQDEDDAIDYARTLLGFLPDNNMAEIPGYESGFEWETTDADRSLNTIIPDSPNQPYDIHTVIEHVVDAGDFIEVQPLFAPNIVIGFGRVEGRSVGIIANQPSQMAGTLNIEAGEKASRFVRFCDAFSIPIVTLVDVPGYLPGTDQEWTGVIRRGAKLIYAYAEATVPLVTVILRKAYGGAYIVMGSKQLGADVNLAWPTAEIAVMGGQGAVNILYRGEIKRAEEAGEDVAAVRTRLANEYTYSVTSPFLAAERGEIDGIIEPANTRVSIAKALRALRGKRAELPPKKHGNIPL, encoded by the coding sequence GTGACGGACAAGCCCGAACTCTCGACCACCGCCGGCAGAATCGCAGACCTCCGCGCTCGCTACAACGAAGCCGTTGTCGACGCTGAGAAGATCGCGCACGACAAGCAGCACGCCAAGGGCAAGATGACCGCCCGCGAGCGCATCGAACTGCTCGTCGATCCCGGAAGCTTCGTCGAGTTCGACGAATACGTGCGCCACCGCAGCACCGCCTTCGGGATGGATCGGAACCGCCCGTACGGCGACTCGGTCGTGACGGGCGTCGGCACGATCCACGGTCGCACCGTCGCCGTCTACTCGCAGGACTTCACCACCTTCGGGGGATCGCTCGGCGAGGTCTCCGGCGACAAGATCATCAAGATCATGGAGTTCGCCCTCTCCGGCGGCATGCCGATCATCGGCATCCTCGACTCGGGCGGCGCCCGGATCCAGGAGGGCGTGCTCGCCCTCAGCAAGTACGGCGAGATCTTCCGACTGAACACCCGCTCGTCGGGTGTCATCCCGCAGATCTCGATCATCATGGGTCCTGCCGCCGGCGGCGCCGTCTACGGACCGGCTCTGACCGACTTCGTCATCATGGTCGACAAGACCAGCCAGATGTTCGTCACCGGCCCCGACGTCATCAAGACGGTCACGGGTGAGGACGTCGGCATGGAGGAGCTCGGTGGTGCGCTCACGCACAACACCCGCTCGGGCGTCGCGCACTACCTCGCCCAGGACGAGGACGACGCGATCGACTACGCTCGCACGCTGCTCGGCTTCCTCCCCGACAACAACATGGCCGAGATCCCCGGCTACGAGAGCGGCTTCGAGTGGGAGACCACGGATGCCGATCGCTCGCTGAACACGATCATCCCGGACTCCCCCAACCAGCCGTACGACATCCACACGGTGATCGAGCACGTCGTCGATGCCGGGGACTTCATCGAGGTCCAGCCGCTCTTCGCCCCGAACATCGTGATCGGCTTCGGTCGCGTCGAGGGCCGGTCCGTCGGGATCATCGCCAACCAGCCGTCGCAGATGGCCGGCACCCTGAACATCGAGGCGGGCGAGAAGGCGAGCCGGTTCGTGCGCTTCTGCGACGCGTTCTCGATCCCGATCGTCACCCTCGTCGATGTGCCCGGGTACCTCCCCGGCACCGACCAGGAGTGGACCGGCGTGATCCGCCGCGGCGCCAAGCTCATCTACGCGTACGCCGAGGCGACGGTGCCGCTCGTCACGGTCATCCTGCGCAAGGCCTACGGCGGCGCCTACATCGTCATGGGCTCGAAGCAGCTCGGCGCCGACGTGAACCTCGCCTGGCCCACCGCCGAGATCGCGGTCATGGGCGGCCAGGGTGCGGTCAACATCCTGTACCGCGGCGAGATCAAGCGCGCCGAAGAGGCCGGTGAAGACGTCGCCGCCGTGCGCACGCGCCTCGCGAACGAGTACACGTACAGCGTGACCTCGCCGTTCCTCGCCGCGGAGCGCGGCGAGATCGACGGCATCATCGAGCCCGCGAACACCCGCGTCTCGATCGCCAAGGCACTCCGCGCCTTGCGCGGCAAGCGCGCCGAACTGCCGCCGAAGAAGCACGGGAACATCCCCCTGTGA
- a CDS encoding acyl-CoA carboxylase subunit epsilon produces MSAQDAPTTSADAERPPTIEITRGSATEEELAALIAVVSDAYAQETADAVADEPRVSAWTRTQRPLRRPLRRDIPWGRFSG; encoded by the coding sequence GTGAGCGCGCAGGACGCACCCACGACGTCGGCGGACGCAGAGCGACCCCCGACGATCGAGATCACGCGCGGCTCCGCCACAGAGGAGGAGCTCGCCGCGCTCATCGCGGTGGTCAGCGACGCATACGCGCAGGAGACTGCGGATGCCGTGGCCGACGAACCCCGCGTCTCTGCGTGGACGCGGACGCAGCGTCCCCTCCGGAGACCGCTGCGGAGAGATATCCCGTGGGGACGCTTCTCGGGCTGA
- a CDS encoding ROK family transcriptional regulator yields the protein MGDFNQSVILEAIRRSDAGLSRIELVEATGLSAQTITNITRRLLDEGFIAEGGRTINGPGKPRVTLRLVAESRFSVGVHLDPAVITFVLLDMSGAVVHRRVVRTPDKDPRRIVETVAQTIDLLIDEAGVERGLVSGIGVAAPGPLDAEKGTVIDPPKLHGWHRVPLRSVLAEATGFEVTLEKDTTAAAVGELWTSKTMTEGSFLFIYLGTGLGASVVREGGVIAGSSHNFGEIGHIIVDPDGPRCLCGMRGCVEVVCTPQAIVEQAEAAGVFEDDREASDERAVDARFTQLCERAAAGEAPALGVLRRAAGHVTVLIAALTNVLDVDRVVLGGPFWGRLAAVYLEEIPAPLHRLSATRAVRALPVEGTVVGDDVGAVGAACVVLDAVLTPRASDLYLED from the coding sequence ATGGGTGACTTCAACCAGTCGGTGATCCTCGAGGCCATCCGCCGCTCGGACGCCGGGCTCAGCCGGATCGAGCTGGTCGAGGCGACCGGCCTCTCGGCCCAGACGATCACGAACATCACTCGACGCCTGCTGGACGAGGGCTTCATCGCCGAAGGCGGGCGCACGATCAACGGGCCGGGCAAGCCGCGGGTCACGCTCCGGCTGGTGGCGGAGAGCCGCTTCTCGGTGGGCGTGCACCTCGACCCTGCCGTCATCACCTTCGTGCTGCTCGACATGTCGGGCGCGGTCGTCCATCGACGCGTGGTCAGGACGCCGGACAAGGACCCTCGACGCATCGTCGAGACGGTCGCGCAGACGATCGACCTCCTGATCGACGAGGCCGGAGTGGAGCGGGGGCTCGTCTCGGGCATCGGGGTCGCGGCTCCCGGTCCGCTCGACGCCGAGAAGGGCACCGTGATCGACCCGCCGAAGCTGCACGGGTGGCATCGCGTGCCGCTGCGCTCGGTGCTGGCGGAGGCCACGGGCTTCGAGGTCACGCTCGAGAAGGACACGACGGCCGCCGCCGTCGGGGAGCTCTGGACGAGCAAGACGATGACGGAGGGGTCGTTCCTGTTCATCTATCTCGGAACAGGGCTCGGCGCGTCGGTGGTCCGCGAGGGTGGCGTCATCGCGGGAAGCTCGCACAACTTCGGCGAGATCGGACACATCATCGTGGACCCGGACGGCCCCCGGTGCCTCTGCGGGATGCGGGGATGCGTCGAGGTGGTGTGCACCCCTCAGGCCATCGTCGAGCAGGCCGAGGCGGCCGGCGTCTTCGAGGATGATCGTGAGGCCAGCGACGAGCGTGCCGTCGATGCCAGATTCACCCAGCTGTGCGAGCGTGCCGCGGCGGGGGAGGCCCCCGCGCTCGGAGTGCTGCGTCGCGCAGCAGGACACGTCACGGTCCTCATCGCGGCGCTGACGAACGTCCTCGACGTCGATCGTGTCGTTCTCGGCGGGCCGTTCTGGGGCCGCCTGGCCGCTGTGTATCTCGAGGAGATTCCCGCACCCCTCCACCGGCTGAGCGCGACGCGCGCCGTGCGGGCGCTGCCGGTCGAGGGGACCGTGGTCGGAGACGACGTGGGCGCTGTGGGTGCCGCGTGCGTCGTGCTCGATGCGGTGCTGACGCCTCGGGCATCGGATCTCTACCTCGAGGACTGA